The following coding sequences are from one Lolium rigidum isolate FL_2022 chromosome 6, APGP_CSIRO_Lrig_0.1, whole genome shotgun sequence window:
- the LOC124660241 gene encoding transcription repressor OFP8-like, with protein MSNRASRRGSFTLRQPPVVDIGCNCRRPKLFANIFSSSSLPFRGGGSGRGGKPKSPNASSTSTATTAFTSTTLGGHSGTTATSADSASWGPASFTNNSLYEDPAAAARRHGQAEQPEQETRRRRRQRRRRRRRAAWDGAGAGGDEEHGRVARESVPVAVESAEPYEDFRESMVQMVVEKEIYAWDDLNDLLHQFLSLNSPRHHPLILHAFADLWTRNGLFSPPSPCQF; from the coding sequence ATGTCGAACAGGGCGTCGAGGAGGGGCAGCTTCACGCTGCGGCAGCCGCCGGTGGTGGACATCGGCTGCAACTGCCGCCGGCCGAAGCTCTTCGCCAACATCTTCTCCTCGTCGTCCCTCCCATTCCGCGGAGGAGGCAGCGGCAGGGGCGGCAAGCCCAAGTCGCCCAACGCGTCGTCAACCTCCACGGCGACGACAGCGTTCACGTCCACCACCCTCGGCGGTCACAGCGGCACCACGGCCACCTCCGCCGACTCGGCCTCCTGGGGCCCcgcctccttcaccaacaactcgCTGTACGAGGACCCTGCTGCGGCCGCGCGTCGTCACGGCCAGGCGGAGCAGCCGGAGCAGGAGACGCGGCGCCggcggaggcagcggcggcggcgtcgcaggCGCGCGGCCTgggacggcgccggcgccggcggcgacgaagagcaTGGTCGCGTGGCGCGTGAGAGCGTGCCGGTGGCGGTGGAGTCGGCGGAGCCGTACGAGGACTTCCGGGAGTCGATGgtgcagatggtggtggagaaggaGATCTACGCGTGGGACGACCTCAACGACCTCCTCCACCAGTTCCTCTCCCTCAACTCGCCGCGCCACCACCCGCTCATCCTCCACGCCTTCGCCGACCTCTGGACCCGCAACGGACTCTTCTCGCCGCCTTCCCCGTGCCAGTTCTAG